From Choristoneura fumiferana chromosome 7, NRCan_CFum_1, whole genome shotgun sequence, the proteins below share one genomic window:
- the LOC141429342 gene encoding probable multidrug resistance-associated protein lethal(2)03659, which translates to MRSSIKLHNQMFSNILSATMRFFDTNPSGRILNRFSKDMGIVDEILPRMYLDSIQVMMVMAGILVMVAIVNPFMLLTTAVCGVLMWLWTIVYLSTAQAIKRVEGVTRSPVFSHVSASMAGLTTVRACGAQAMLRTHFDAKQDVHTAAWSVTCRIRYTY; encoded by the exons ATGCGGAGTTCCATCAAGCTCCATAACCAGATGTTCAGTAACATCCTCTCCGCAACAATGCGCTTCTTCGACACGAACCCCTCCGGCCGAATCCTCAACCGTTTCTCGAAGGACATGGGCATAGTTGACGAAATTCTACCCCGGATGTACTTGGACAGCATTCAG gtgatgatggtgatggcgGGTATTTTGGTGATGGTGGCTATTGTCAACCCCTTTATGCTGTTGACGACCGCCGTTTGCGGTGTCCTAATGTGGCTCTGGACCATAGTTTACCTCAGCACGGCGCAGGCTATTAAAAG GGTGGAGGGCGTCACTCGCAGTCCGGTGTTCTCTCACGTGTCCGCTAGCATGGCGGGACTGACGACGGTGCGCGCGTGCGGCGCGCAGGCCATGTTGCGCACGCACTTCGACGCCAAGCAAGACGTGCACACCGCCGCATGGTCAGTAACCTGTAGAATTCGATATACTTATTAG